A window of Natrinema sp. HArc-T2 genomic DNA:
CTAAACCCGGCATCCGTTCTAGGTTAGCAGATTGCACAGCCATCTGATTGGATGGCGTTGTGACGAGCGGTCTGAGAAATCCGGTGGATGATGTGACCTACAAAGCACCGAATTCAGTACTTGTGAATCGAATTCGAAGAGCGTTCCCCTGTTTCCCCCTGATGAATTGCTCGAGCGTGCACGCACAACGAATACTGGTCCAACGCGAACGGAAACTCGACATTGTCGCGCTGTTCTACACGCTTTCACTCGGTTTCGCCGCCGCGATGGCACTTCCTAGTACCATTGCTACCTCGCTGGCTTCGTCCGCTGTCAGGCCAAACCACTCATCGTCGCTGTCACTGCTGTCCGCGGAGATGAACCAAAGAGCGACGGTGGTCAAGCGACTGCTCAACCACATCGTATCCCTTCCATTCGACATTGCTGGACTCCTCGCTGATCGTGACTGATTCGATCGCCGTGTTTGCCAACCGATAAAATGTGAGAATTTATTCCCATGGTACGCTAAACACATATTTATAATATTTCAGATAAGTTGTTATGTGCGAGAGAGTGCCTACTCTGTATGGGTCTTCGAGATTTCCATCCGGCTGTTCTTGCAACAGCACTTGCAACGTTCGTTTCCTTCCTCGGAATCGGGGTTGTCGATCCGATTCTGCCCAGTATCGCGCGTGAGATGGGGGCATCCCACTTCATGGTGATGTTTCTGTTCACGAGCTACCTCTTGGTTATGGGGCTCGCTAACCTGGTTGCGGGCGCGCTTGCCACACGATTCGGAAGCAAAAACACGATGCCCCTCGGAATTGCAACGGTTGCCGTTTTCGCGGGGGCTTGTGCGTTCGTGTCGACGATCGAATCCTTGTCGATTCTCCGTGGCGTCTGGGGACTCGGAAACGCGCTGTTCACCACGACGGCACTCGCTATCATCGTCGGTGTCGCTGGCGGGTGCAGTGAGGGAGCTATCACACTCTACGAAGCGGCACTCGGCTTTGGAATCGCCTGTGGGCCGCTTCTCGGTGGCTTGCTCGGCGCACAGTCATGGCGACTGCCGTTCGCTGGGACCAGTATCCTGATGATCATTACGTTCGGGTTCGTCATCGCCACAGTCTCCGAACCAGACACCGAACGCCAGCAGGGGATTCGCGATGTCGTCGGGACGTTCCGCCACACGGGCGTATTTACGAACGCAGTTATCGGCATGCTCTACACCTTCGGCTTCTTCACGTTGCTCGCGTACACGCCGCTCATCATCGGTCTCGGTACGGTTCAAATCGGTCTCGTGTTCTTCGCCTGGGGACTGTTCGAGATCGTCGGGTCGGCCATCCTCTCGCCACGTCTAAACCAACGATTCGGGATGCCTGAGGCCACCAGTGGCGCGCTCGTCGTCGGTGTCGGACTCGTTGTCCTCTTGGGTCGGCTCAGTGAGTTTCGTTTCTCCACCCCGGACCCAGCTACCAACCACTGATACTCTCTAATGCCTAGAGTTGAGGAACGATTCGGGCAGAAGAAAAGTACAACTTGGACAGGACATAGCCAGCACTGAACGGTTTAGCGAATCTAAGCTCTCTCTGAGCAGGTTGGCGAGTTGCATAGACACTTCTTGACACCTGCTCGTTCCTCAAACTCTCATCTAGACAGTGCCGACTCAGTGAAAGTTCGCAAATCTGTTACGTCAGCAGTCTTCGATAGTGCGTCGAGAGCTCGGTCAGCGCCATCTTGCCGCCGTTGGGCGTGTGTCTGGAGTTGTGACTCGTCCAGCGTTGGTAGGACAACCATCGCTTCTTTCCGATTCGCTTCGAGAACGCGGTCAACCTGTCGGACGGTGCTGAGTTCGTGTCCGAGTCGCGCGAAGTGCCGGCGATGCAAGTCATCGACGCCAGCAAGCGTTGCTCCCAAGACGGCAGCACCTTTACCAAGACTCCCTGCCGTCTCATCCAAAAACGTCGCTGGATCGTAATCCGCCGGTTCGGCTGACGTGTATACACGGGCAAATGCTTCCGTGATGGTTCCGAGAACCGTTGTCAGTATTTCGAAACAGTCACTGGACGGAGCGTCGGGTATCGAGTGGAGTGAAGAGAATGCGACCGAATACAGGTAGTCACCAGCGAGCAGCGCCGGTGCGGGTTCTAACGTGAGTGAGTGGAGCCCTTTCCCGGAGAGGGTAACGAATAATCGACTCCGAAGGCGGACGTAGCCGCGGAGCAGTTCGACTCCTGTTGCAGCTGGTAGGACGGTCTCGAGGTCTCGAGTGTCTGTCAGCGAGGCGTATGCGTGTCCCACCAGTTGGCCGTACCACCTGTCGCAGGGTTCCTGTAGAACCTCACGGATAAGTGGGAGCCCGGCTTCTTCTGTGTCACTGAGCACTGTCTCTAACTGACGGTTGATTTGTGACGAGGAGAGTGGCGCTGGATCAGTCATCGCCTGCCACCTCGACACTGGTTTCACCGAGGTCGACTCGGGATTCGGTCAGATTACTTTCGCGCCACGTGCCACGTCGATACCATGCGTAGGCGATGATTGCTCCCGCAATGTTCGAGATAGCGAACGACAGCCAGATACCACTTTCTCCGAGCGGGCCCGCAGTGAGCCACGCGATCGGGAAGCGGACAACACCGAGCGTCAGCACTGAGATCGCCGCTGCAGTGAGCGTCTTTCCGGCACCACGGAAACTGCCCGTGTACGCCCGCATAATGCCCATGAACCCGAACGTCAGCGCGACGTACCGGATGAACTCTGCACCGATATCGACTACCTGGGCGGCGTGCGCTTGGTCAGCACCGACGAACGCCGAGACGATGGGTTCTGGAAACAGGAAGGCGGCGATTCCTGCGATCGTGAGGACCCCGAAGAGTACTTTCGCGGCCAGCCCTGCCGCTTGTTCTGCTCGGTCTGGTTTATCAGCCCCTATATTCTGGCCGGTCATCGTTTCCACGCCACGGGCGACGGCGAGGGCAGGGAGGAAGGCAACCGAGAAGACACGCGTACCGATACCGTACGCAGCTACGACTGTGTCCGGGAACATCGCAACGATGACCAACAGCAGGTTCATCGAGATCGCTCGGCCAGTACCTTCGATGGATGCCGGCAAGCCGATGCGAACGAGGCGGCGGAGATACGAGGGGTCAGGGGCCATATCGTGGAGGTTGATTTGGACACCACGGTTTCCGCGGAACATGATTGCTAGACCAACAATCAGTGCGAGCGCACGCGAGAACACGGTGGCGATAGCCGCGCCCTGAATGCCGAGTTCCGGGAACGAGAGCGTGCCGACAAGCGGGGCGTTCTCGACAATTGTCCACCCGAAGATCAAGAACGGATCGATGACAATGTTGAGCACCACCGACCCGAACATGACGAGCATCGGCGTGATCGTGTCGCCGTATCCCCGCATGAGTGCGATGAATACAGCGAACCCGAACATAAACAACAGGCCGAGAGAGATGACTTCCATGTAGCTGGTCGCCAGCGGCAGCACATCTTGCGAGGCGCCCAGCAGGCCGAGGAAGGTGTCGACGCCGACGTAGCCGATGCCGCCAAGAATGACTGCGGCGATAGCGGCGAACGTCACCGTCTGCGAGGCGGCGTACTCGGCTTCGCGTTCTTCGTCTGCACCGGTAAACTGTGCGACGAGGACGCTGCCGGCGACGGAGATTCCCATCCCGAGAGAGATGAGCAGGAAGACCATCGGGAACGCGAAGCTGATCGCTGCCAGGGCATCCGTGCTGTACTGGCCGAGCCAGAAGGTATCCGCGAGGTTGTACGCGGTCTGGAAGAGGTTCGTCACGACGATCGGCATCGACAAGAAAAAGAGGGGCTTGCCGATGCTACCCGCGGTGAGATCGAACTCCTCGGGTCCCTTGAACAAAGATCGAATGCGACTTCGAACTCCCATTAATGGGTCGCCTCCGATAGCTCGTCTGCGAGAAAGTGTGTCTCAGCGTACTGTGTGATCGCCTCATAGGATCGCTCGAATGACTGATCGATAGCTACACGCCGCGTATGTGCTCCCGTGATAGCTGTGATAAGGAACTCGGCAGCGACGGCGGGCTTGACCGTTTCATTGAACTCGCCCATCTCGACACCAGCCGTGATGATCTCCCGCGCCCGTTCGAAGAGCAAATCATCGAAGCTGACGAGTCGCGTCTGGATCGCGTCGTTGTACGGCGCTTGCGCTGTCACTTCGAGTAGCGCGGTTTGGTACTCTTGGGCAGGCGCAGCTTCTTCGTCAGTGAGAGCCGTTTCGAGGAGCGTATAGAGTTGGTCACGCGGCGTGCCACCGTCGACTGCGGGAAGCTGCGCAGTGTATCGTTCGTACAGAAAGTCGAGAAACTCGAGGAAGAGGTTCTCTTTGCTGTCGTAGTAGTAGTGGATGGCTGCTTTACTCCGGTCTGCCTCGTCAGCGATGTCTTTGAGAGTGAGATCGGCGTATCCGTGCTGGCAGAGTGCCCGAGACGTCGCCTCGAGAATTTCAGTAGCTGTATCATCGTCCATATCGGGAAGCACGCATACTTACTAACCGATTAGTCAAAAGGGTTTGGAACGCAACGCTCTCAAGAGAGGTCATCGGTTTTCACCTATGTAGACGTCTACACCGACACCGTCCGAAGTGATACTATCTGACGAGTGGGTCAAAACTATTATCTGCGGCCCACATCAGTACTCGTACGATGGCCGATACGCCGACAGAGGCCGAACCCGATCCACACGAGGAGATCATGCGCGCAACGTACCGCGCACTTCGTGAGCACGGATATGCCGATCTCACGATCAAGCGTATCGCCGATGAATACGGAAAGTCAACCGCTGCAATCCACTACCACTACGACACGAAGGACGACCTGCTGACAGCATTTTTGGATTTCATTCTCGATCAGTTCAAGGACACGGTTCACGAGGTCGAGACGACAGATCCCGAGCAGCGACTCGAGTTGCTACTCGACAAACTGCTCGTCAATCCCAAGGACCATCAAGACCTTCTCGTCGCCATACTGGAGATGCGGAGTCAAGTGCCGTACAACGACCAATTCCGCGAGCGGTTTCAGCAAAACGATGAGTACGTTCAGTACCTGATCCGCACAGTGATCGACCAAGGGGTCAAGACAGGCGTGTTCGACGATGTCGACACTGACCACGTAGCCCAAGCGCTCATGATAATCGTCGACGGCGCGCGGACACGAGCGGTTGTGTTCGACGAAGAAGATTCGCTCGAGACAGCGAGGCGAACCGCAGCAGAGTACGTGACCGCCGCTCTAGTCGCTGATGACTGAGTACCAGTCGTAAGTCCGTAGAATGATTATTATCGACCGTCCCCTTCCTCGAGTCGCTCCCGATCGATGTCATCGATCGGCTTCGTACACCACTGGCAGAACTCGAGGTCGGAATCCAGTTCCTTTCCGCAATGAGGACAGGGTGTCGACTCCGCTGCGGCAGGATCGACCGCGCTTGGAACACGCTGAGAGCGCGCGAGCAGGTACGCGTCCAAGATGCTGAGGCCGATAACGAGGAACAGCGGTGCGACAACCAACGCCTCCTCGAGTCCACCGTTTCCGGTCACAAACGCGTCGAGCGCAGTCGGATCGACGAACAGTGTGGTCACGACGAACGAAGCAGCGAGCCATCCGAGCGCACGACGCCACCGCCGAAGGTAAAGGTGACCGAGCCCGGTAGCGAGCATCGCGAGTAGCATCGCGAGCCACGGTCGTTTCTGCGATGTTGACTGAGCCATGTCACTAACTAATCGATTAGTAAGTATAAGCCTTCTCCTGTCGGCATTCGCCAGTCATCTTCAATTGTCACCCAGGCCGTGTGACAGTCTTGTGTCAGAATCCGTGATCTGCCGAACAGGCTGAAACGCGAGCGCTGCAATCGCGACCTCTAGTCCACCAGCTACGAGAAATGCCGGTAGGTAGCCGTACAGCTCTGTAACGGTTCCACCGATGAGAAATCCGCTCAACATCCCGAGACTACCGAACACATTGAATCCGCCCATCGCTGCACCACGCTCCGTCGCCGGTACGATATCAGTGACAAGTGCCATTGTCGTTGGTGAGACAAGCGCCCCACAGACACCGACGAGTACCGTCAGAATTGCTGCGGCCACGTAAGTAGGCGAAAGTACGACGGCGATGATCGTCACTCCATATAGCAGTGATCCGACAACGACTGGCAGGAATCGCCCGATTCGATCCGAGAGCGATCCGACTGGATACTGTAATACTGCAAACGGAACGAAGAATAACGCAAGCGTGAATCCCGCTGTTGCAGCATCGATATCGAATGTATCTCTGAAGTACGCAACACCGGTTAACGCAAAGAATCCCGCAGTCAAGCGATCGATGTATCCGAATGCGAACGGCACAAGTAAGATCGGGTACGATCGGACTCGATCGGACTCGATCGACGACTGTATCGACAGGGGCCCACCACCGACACTCCGGTCGGGGATCGTCGCAGCGAGGGCAGCCGAACCACCGAGGAGTATTGCACCCCCGTATAGTGGCGCAAGCGGATCAACCGTGGTGAGTTGCCCACCAACGACCGAGCCGAGTGCCGCACCGAGTCCGATAGCTGTCCCTGCTGCACCCATGTTTCGACCGTGTCCACCTGAGCGATCCATTAGCATCGTGATCGACAGCGAGAACGCACCAATGGTAAACGCACCACCGGCGACTCGCAATAGCAACACAACACCGAACCCGAGACTAACATGAGGAGCGACTGCAACCGCCAAGTAACTTACAGCACCGCCCGTCGCGCCCAAGACGACCGACGGTGTTCGAGACCCAAGAGAATCACTGGCGACACCCCACAAAACGGCACACAGAACAAATGCGCCAAACTCAGCGACTAGAAACCACGTTCCGGCGAGAATGCTCTCACTGCCACCCAGCGCCGAGACCGTTTCGTCAAGCCCCGGATAGAGAAACACCTGCGAGACGAGAACACTCCAGACGACAAGCGAAAGTCGGGATCGATCACTCATAGAGACGAGGCTATCTACGTGGATGCGGCCAGATCATCTGTGTGTCCCATGTTCGATCGAGTATACCTGTTCGAAGAGTCACTAGCGAACAGGATGAGGAGTGTCGCTGACATACAAGTAATTACTCAGTTAGTGCAAAAAGTTTCTCATCGAGAGCGCCAGAGCGAGACAGAAGCGACGAATTCGTATATTTCCGTCTGGAGAATCCCCACACGAGCTTCGACGGTATCATCAAGAAGAAGAAAGACTAACCAAACCGTTAACTCTTGCAATCCCTGAATCAGGGTATGGATCTCTCTGTTGTCGATCTGTCTCCCGTTCCGAACGACGGGACCGCGAGTGACGCGTACGCGAACACCGTTGAGGCCGCTCAACAGGCTGAAAAGCTCGGATACTCTCGGTTCTGGGTGGCCGAACATCATAGCATGGCAGACACTATCGCCGGGACGACGCCCGAAGTGCTGCTTGGACACCTCGCCGCTGAAACAGAATCGATTCGACTTGGATCAGGGGCAGTGCTACTCAACCACTACAGCCCGTTCAAAGTCGCCGAACAGTTCGGCGTACTCGATTCACTCGCACCAGGTCGTATTGACGCGGGCCTTGGCCGGGCTAATGGATCGCCTGCGGCAGATCAAGCCCTCGGAACAGACCGACACATCCAGAATCCCGATGAAGATCATGCAGAGAAGATCGAAGCCGTCGTCAACCACCTCTATGACGACTACCCTGACGGACATCCCTACAGCGACCTGCAGATACCGCGTTCGGGCGAGGACGTCCCCACGCCATGGGTGCTCGGGTCAAGTCCATCAAGCGCTGCGATCGCAGCTGAACTCGGGCTCCCATACTGCTTTGCGGCGTTCATTCGACCGCAGCTGGCAACCCGCTCGTTCGAGACGTATCGCGAACAGTTCCAGTCGTCGTCACTTGCCGGTAGTATCGGCGAGCCACAAGGTATGATCGCTGTGAACGCAGTCTGTGCAGAGACCGATGAAGAGGCGGCACGACTCCGAGCCGTGGCCGAGGCGTCATACCAGCGTATGCAACGCGGGGTTGTCGGCACGAGACCGTCCATTGAAGAGGCTATCGACGAATTCGGTGGCGTTCCAGAGCCGACGCCCGCAACACTCACTGCTGATGAATGGCCACGAGCGATTTCCGGGAGCCCGGAGACGATTTCATCACTTCTTGAACGACTCACGGAACGCGTCGGCGTTGACGAAGTGATGATTCAACACATCCACGCAACCCATACGGATGCGTTCCGTTCGCACGAACTGATTGCTGAGGGCATCGGACTCACGTGAAGACGGATGGCTTGCTTGGATACAACTCTGCAATTGGATTCTTTCAGCTTGCAAAGGCAATGAATACTAAATTTGTTTATTCCTCCCCTGTGATTTATAAATATGCAAGCTTATCCCGGACAAAACTGCGACAAAGACCCGGAGGAACGATCTAATCGCTGCAGCAACTGCGGCAAGAGAAAACAGTGGATTAGCCAAGGCCACCACAGCGAAATATACGCCTGCCTATACTGCAATTGACTTTCACTGAGTCAATTAGTGACATCCACCTCACGTAAACGACCACGGGTCAGGTGACCGTGGCTTTTGTAACTCTATCAGTCTATCTTTCTACAAGGAGAGGTACGAAACACGCCCGGGCGTCGATCTTGCAGACGTTACGAGTGTCCAGCAAGTCAGAGTCGTCTGGAACGGCGATGAAACGCTCTCTACCCGGAAAACGCTGTGAAAAAGGATAGACACTATTTCTGCCACGTCGAATGCGACACGGAAGGTGATGACGGCCCATCGAAGAAAGCAGAATGGACGCGGAAGAAGAAAGAGCAGCATCGCCGACATTCGCTTCACGCATTAACGCGAGACATCGTGGAGCAGTGTACTATTCGTGGTGTTGGTGAAATCGCTGTAGAACACCCGGAAGACATCCGTGATGATGCTGAATGGGGTCGCCACGGGAACAAGAAGTTCCACGATCGACCGTTTGACACGATCATCGGCATGATCGAGTACAAAGCCGAAGAGCACGGGATCAGCGTCGAGCGCGTTGATGAATCCGGGCTCCGAACGTCGAAGACGTGCTGTGCGTGCGGGATGGAAGCATCTGCGAATCGCGTGGAACGTAGACTGTACGTCTGTGACGAGTGTGGATTAGTGGCGAACGGGATCTGAACGCTGCGGAGAATATGCGAGCGACGGTACTCCGAGTCCTGAAACGGATAGGAGACGGCTGTTTGGCGCAGCCAGCAGTCCGCCTGTTCGACAAATACACCGGCAGGGTAGCGGGCCGAGAACAGGTCGCCGACTGCAAACCATACTATCCCAACGATCGGGAATCCTACGGCTTCAGCCGTAGGAGGACTTCAAAGTGAGGAGGAGGTCACACTAGACGGTGACGGTGCGACCTATCGCACACTATCACTCCATAAAAAATAATCATAGATATAAAACATGAGCGATTGATTATATATACAAGTACGTTGCCAGCACGAATGCGATGATATCCACGAACGAACAGCAAGTAGCGATTCCGGATGGTCTCGCATCATCACAGGCTAAACTCGTCTACCTCTCCCTCTTCGTGATGGAGAAGGCGACCGTATCTGAGATCCAGCAACTGTTAGAGTTGCCCAAGCTCACGATTCTTCCAATTATCAGATCGCTCGCCGCAAACGACCATATCAAGCGTACGGAGGACGGCTATGCTATCTAAGGAATGCCGAACTCTTGCCGGCGAGCAATCGAGCTACATCACCGGCAAAGTCAGTGACATTAATGGGGGTATCGACCTATGATCCCTCAGCCAATCCACAAGGGAAGCGGCCAGCAAGCTACCCGAATGACACATTCCCGAAAACCATTGCGACCGACACTGGATGGTGATTGCGAATGACGGCGCATCGTCAATCTTCAGCTGGACAGACAGATCGCGTGGCGATTATCGGTGCCTCAATGACTCAGTTCGGACAACGCGAGGGGGAATGGGTAATGGATCTCCTCGCGGAAGCCGGAATCAAGTGTCTCGAGGACGCAGGCGTCGACGCAGACGACGTCAAGCACCTCTATGTCTCGAATATGACCAGCGGTGAGTTCGAAGGGATGACGGGGGTGATGAACGCGCTGGCACACGACCTAGACATGATGCCGGCATACACCCAGCGAGTCGATCAGACGAGTTCGAGCGGCGGAGCCGGGATCTACGCCGCCTGGCAATCGATCAAAAGCGGAGCCAGTGACATGACCTTGCTCGTCGGCGGTGAGAAAATGACTCATACAACGACCGGCGAGTCGACCGACATCATTGCGTCAATCGGTCATCCCACGGAGTACAAGACCGGCGTCACGCTCCCATCGTTTGCTGGCCTCACAGCGCGCCATTATCTCGAACGATTCGACGTGCCCCGGGAGAGTTTGGCGAAAGTGGCGGTCAAAAACCACAAAAATGGCGTCGACAACCCCAACGCCCAGTTCCAGAAAGAAGTCGATCTCGAGACGGTGTTGGAGTCACCGATTATCGCCGATCCGCTCCGTCTCTACGACTTCTGTCCGGTGACGGATGGCTCGGCCGCGCTGCTTTTCTGCCCCGAATCGGTCGCCCGGAAGTACACGGACGACTACGCCGTGATCGCAGGTGTCGACGGAGCAACAGACACGCATGTCGTCCATGAGCGTGCGGATCCAACCGTGATGGGAGGCGTCGTGAAGAGCGGGAACGGCGCCTACGAGATGAGCGGCTACGGTCCTGACGATATCGATGTCGCAGAACTCCATGACATGTTCACTATCCTCGAGTTCCTCCAGATGGAAGGACTCGGGTTTGCCGACCAGGGGGAAGCCTGGCAACTTGTCGAAGACGGATACACAGAGAAAGACGGTGAACTTCCGGTCAATACGTCTGGCGGCCTCAAGTCGAAGGGTCACCCGCTCGGTGCGAGTGGCGTCGCACAGGGCGTCGAGATCTACGAACAGCTCGTCGGCGAGGCCGGCCCACGACAGGTCGACGCGGATGTCGGCCTCTGTTGTAACGTCGGCGGCTTCGGTAACTGCGTGATCACCACCATCATGGAGGCAGCACAATGACGATGGACGCGATCCGATATGAGAACGGTACGATCAGCTATCCCGGCCACCCGCGCGGTCCCGGTGGCTCGAATCCGGCGGAAACGATCGATCTCAGCGAATATACCGCTGAAGTCGTCACCTGGACGACCAGCACCGCGACGCCGCCCGGCGTCCGCGAACCGAACTACCTCGCGATCGTCGAGTTCGACGTAGAGGGTGAATCCGTCCGCGCGATCGGCCAGTTGACCACCGATGATGTTGAAACAGGTGATGAGGTCCGCCCTGTCCACGTCGACGAACTCCGCGAACCCGGCGCTGGCATTCGGGAACCCGAGAGTCAAGACTGGGACGGCTACCGGTTCACACCTGTGTGAGTTGGCTGGCCGCAATAATCGGAGGCTTTGTGTGAAGTATCTCGGGGACAAGCCCCGAGACTTCGCCGTGTAGACCGCACATCCCAATCAAGGCACGCGGTTGCAGTCGAATTTAATTCACCTCGACTTCTCTTATGAATTGTCTGGAAGTAACACCTGAACACCCGGTGTGTCCGTGAAGGTCGGTCGCTCCGCCACGACCCGACAGTACCCATCTCACTACGTCAAGAGCGTGTGGGTTTTGAGAGGCGCCGCATTTCCACGGTCGAAGCCAAACTCAACGAGGATGAGCGAACTGACCTCAAGTCCGGCAGCATCCATCACGGTCTCCTTTGACAGTGCCCCTAACGGTGTTTTAGGTGAGTCTGATCAGTTAAACTGACCAGTATTACTCGTTGATAGCGTCGAGTTTTTCCTCTCAAGGAATAGTCTCACGTCCAGTCGATACAACTGGTGTTCTACATTCTGCCTTGCTGTAATCGGGATTACCATCTACGATACGCTACTTCTGACAAGAGGGATCCACATCGGTATTGCGACACGATGACGGCATGCCCAAGTCACATCACAGTCTGATTTTCAGAGTGGTCGGTCTAAGAAAACGGAAGTGCTAGAAATCCATACCCCACTCGCGGAGAATATCCTCGGCGTCGTCTAAATTTTGCATCCCGGCGAGATAGATCGCTTCCCGAGCATCAAGCTTGTAAAGGTCATCGTCAAATCGGTCCTCGAGCTCGCGGCGTGCTTGTTTCTCGTTGTCCTCGGTATCCTGATAGACGAACAATTGGTGCACACCCCCATCGCGATCTTCTTTGACTGAGTCTCGAACGACTATTCGCGGTAAGTCTGATCGGTCAAACTGACGGGTATTACTGCCAGACGGCGTCGGGTTTTCTTCCTGATCGATTTGGCCAGCCTGGCCAGTATTACTGGCTGCATCTTTTTGCCCATCAGTCTGGTCAGACTGACCAGTACCACCAGTATTACTAACCACATTTTCTTGTTCTTCTGACTGGCCAGTAGTACTGGCTTCTGTTTCCTGCTCCTCTGATTGGTCACTCTGCTCAGTCTCGTCAGCAAACGGGTTTTGGCCACCAGATTTCATGCTGTGACCTCTGTCGTCGCAAATTGATCGGCAATGAACTCGGCTAGCTCGTCGAACTTCTCGAGCGTCGGTTCTTCGTAATCGCGAAGATCGCGGTAGTCGTCGTTCTCCGCGAGTTCGTAGATCGACACTTGGTTGTCCCACGCGTCACCAAGCATCGACCCACGCTCGCCAATCGACACAGGGGCGATCGGCAGTGACTCCTCCTCGAGTGCACTGAGATATTTCTGGTTCACGTTTGTCCCCTTGACCTTGTTCGGGACGGTACCGAGAACACCGACGTCGATATCTCCGAGTTCAGCCTCGAGGCCACTCACCACATCACGGAGGCCCTGAACACTCCGCTCGCCTTTCGGAGATGGTTCGAAGGGGATGAGGAGATTCGACGTTGCGTAAACCGCGTTGTACAGGTGTTGCCCCTCAGACGCTGGTGGATCAATGATGATAACGTCGTACTCCGATGGGACACCCGCGTCGACGAGGACCCGTCGGAGCTGCTTTTCCTTCTCGAACTCCCCCTCGAGGCTCGTCTGGTCCTCGAGTTCCTTGGCCGTCGCGAGGAGATCAGCAAGGTTGCCGAGATTATTGTGACTCGGAACGAGATCTACGCCTTCAGTCGACTGGATGAGGTCATGGAAATCGCCTCGTGGTCGGTCAACCATGTGGAGGACGAGATTGTCGGCTTCGCTGTCGGCCTTCCGATCATCGAGACCGAAGTGATTGGTGAGGCCGCCATCCTGCGGATCCATATCGATTCCGAGAACCTTCATCCCTTGATTCGCGTGCGCACGCATGAGGTTAGCCGCAAGCGTCGTCTTTCCGACGCCACCCGCCTCGGACCAGACTGTATACGGAATCATACACGCTAAGCAGATGGTCTCCTTATATAAAAATACTATCCAGACAAGACAGTGTTGCTGGACAGTAATACTACACAGTATTACTAGCCACACTTTATAGCCACTTCTGAATGCTGGCGCTGTTACGGAGAAGTTTTTATTGAGAGAGACAACTGTACAGCGGAAATGGCAGATCTGTATTTCGAAAATCTCGAGGAAGGCCAACGACGAGAACTCGGTAGTTATACTGTCCCAAAGGATGAAATGATGGAGTTCGCACGACGGTACGATCCGCAGCCGATCCACGTTGACGAGGAGGCTGCTCGGGACTCCATCTTTGGTGGGGTAATCGCGAGCGGTTGGTACA
This region includes:
- a CDS encoding MFS transporter, which produces MGLRDFHPAVLATALATFVSFLGIGVVDPILPSIAREMGASHFMVMFLFTSYLLVMGLANLVAGALATRFGSKNTMPLGIATVAVFAGACAFVSTIESLSILRGVWGLGNALFTTTALAIIVGVAGGCSEGAITLYEAALGFGIACGPLLGGLLGAQSWRLPFAGTSILMIITFGFVIATVSEPDTERQQGIRDVVGTFRHTGVFTNAVIGMLYTFGFFTLLAYTPLIIGLGTVQIGLVFFAWGLFEIVGSAILSPRLNQRFGMPEATSGALVVGVGLVVLLGRLSEFRFSTPDPATNH
- a CDS encoding MATE family efflux transporter, whose protein sequence is MGVRSRIRSLFKGPEEFDLTAGSIGKPLFFLSMPIVVTNLFQTAYNLADTFWLGQYSTDALAAISFAFPMVFLLISLGMGISVAGSVLVAQFTGADEEREAEYAASQTVTFAAIAAVILGGIGYVGVDTFLGLLGASQDVLPLATSYMEVISLGLLFMFGFAVFIALMRGYGDTITPMLVMFGSVVLNIVIDPFLIFGWTIVENAPLVGTLSFPELGIQGAAIATVFSRALALIVGLAIMFRGNRGVQINLHDMAPDPSYLRRLVRIGLPASIEGTGRAISMNLLLVIVAMFPDTVVAAYGIGTRVFSVAFLPALAVARGVETMTGQNIGADKPDRAEQAAGLAAKVLFGVLTIAGIAAFLFPEPIVSAFVGADQAHAAQVVDIGAEFIRYVALTFGFMGIMRAYTGSFRGAGKTLTAAAISVLTLGVVRFPIAWLTAGPLGESGIWLSFAISNIAGAIIAYAWYRRGTWRESNLTESRVDLGETSVEVAGDD
- a CDS encoding TetR/AcrR family transcriptional regulator, with protein sequence MDDDTATEILEATSRALCQHGYADLTLKDIADEADRSKAAIHYYYDSKENLFLEFLDFLYERYTAQLPAVDGGTPRDQLYTLLETALTDEEAAPAQEYQTALLEVTAQAPYNDAIQTRLVSFDDLLFERAREIITAGVEMGEFNETVKPAVAAEFLITAITGAHTRRVAIDQSFERSYEAITQYAETHFLADELSEATH
- a CDS encoding TetR/AcrR family transcriptional regulator; translation: MADTPTEAEPDPHEEIMRATYRALREHGYADLTIKRIADEYGKSTAAIHYHYDTKDDLLTAFLDFILDQFKDTVHEVETTDPEQRLELLLDKLLVNPKDHQDLLVAILEMRSQVPYNDQFRERFQQNDEYVQYLIRTVIDQGVKTGVFDDVDTDHVAQALMIIVDGARTRAVVFDEEDSLETARRTAAEYVTAALVADD
- a CDS encoding zinc ribbon domain-containing protein; amino-acid sequence: MAQSTSQKRPWLAMLLAMLATGLGHLYLRRWRRALGWLAASFVVTTLFVDPTALDAFVTGNGGLEEALVVAPLFLVIGLSILDAYLLARSQRVPSAVDPAAAESTPCPHCGKELDSDLEFCQWCTKPIDDIDRERLEEGDGR
- a CDS encoding MFS transporter — protein: MSDRSRLSLVVWSVLVSQVFLYPGLDETVSALGGSESILAGTWFLVAEFGAFVLCAVLWGVASDSLGSRTPSVVLGATGGAVSYLAVAVAPHVSLGFGVVLLLRVAGGAFTIGAFSLSITMLMDRSGGHGRNMGAAGTAIGLGAALGSVVGGQLTTVDPLAPLYGGAILLGGSAALAATIPDRSVGGGPLSIQSSIESDRVRSYPILLVPFAFGYIDRLTAGFFALTGVAYFRDTFDIDAATAGFTLALFFVPFAVLQYPVGSLSDRIGRFLPVVVGSLLYGVTIIAVVLSPTYVAAAILTVLVGVCGALVSPTTMALVTDIVPATERGAAMGGFNVFGSLGMLSGFLIGGTVTELYGYLPAFLVAGGLEVAIAALAFQPVRQITDSDTRLSHGLGDN